A section of the Sporosarcina sp. ANT_H38 genome encodes:
- a CDS encoding phage tail tube protein, with protein MNIMQSQDAISAKEGLVYVTIDGQVLEYAELIKIKAEIKYLKADVKSVGRRMKGSKIVGAEGTGSMTVHYHRPENRAMALEYVKTGKSPIMDIQAINADITSRAGKQTALLKNVVPDGAVIVEIDGDSDDLLTDEIEFTFDDFDFLSAFNAIN; from the coding sequence ATGAATATCATGCAGAGTCAAGATGCAATCAGTGCTAAAGAGGGCCTTGTATACGTCACGATTGACGGGCAAGTCCTTGAGTACGCGGAACTCATTAAAATCAAGGCGGAAATCAAATATCTAAAAGCGGACGTGAAATCTGTCGGGAGACGGATGAAGGGTAGCAAGATTGTTGGGGCAGAAGGTACCGGCTCTATGACTGTTCATTATCATCGTCCAGAGAATCGCGCTATGGCACTTGAATATGTAAAGACAGGCAAATCACCGATTATGGATATACAAGCGATTAATGCAGACATTACGAGCCGCGCAGGGAAGCAAACGGCTCTATTAAAAAACGTTGTCCCTGATGGCGCAGTGATTGTTGAAATTGATGGAGATTCAGATGATTTACTTACAGATGAAATTGAGTTCACGTTTGACGACTTCGATTTCCTTTCTGCTTTCAATGCGATTAACTAA
- a CDS encoding DUF6838 family protein, producing MVTNLKSLIILQIKKVFGPLKVYDEPIKQGLKTPAFQLLILDTVQERKLNRNALRTYQINVNYFPGTADKRGECDATLETFLDEFRYIADKHHVHNIQGEFVDEVLVITSEIKIRVEEISDEILMQTLKFGGVTSE from the coding sequence TTGGTAACTAACTTAAAGTCTCTTATTATCCTGCAAATCAAGAAAGTCTTCGGACCATTAAAAGTATATGACGAACCGATAAAGCAGGGGCTTAAAACTCCTGCTTTTCAATTGCTTATTTTAGATACAGTGCAGGAAAGAAAACTTAATAGGAATGCACTTAGAACGTATCAAATCAACGTTAACTATTTCCCTGGGACAGCGGATAAGCGTGGAGAGTGCGATGCGACACTTGAAACGTTTCTTGATGAGTTTAGGTATATCGCAGACAAACATCACGTCCATAACATCCAGGGTGAGTTTGTAGACGAGGTGCTTGTCATTACTTCTGAAATTAAAATCCGTGTTGAAGAAATTTCGGATGAAATATTGATGCAAACTTTGAAATTCGGAGGTGTTACGAGTGAGTAA
- a CDS encoding phage portal protein, translating into MSKLKSFLKGNVKQIENASLKLERFDEAIILRSLESREGDVISDQSFKNKPGKKGKQERVFDAIKYNRDICVASIVHPDLGDVELQESYGVRGADNLYSVMFSLGEANHILEKVTELSGLDEDINDHIDEVKN; encoded by the coding sequence ATGAGTAAATTAAAATCTTTTTTAAAAGGTAATGTAAAGCAAATTGAAAATGCCTCTTTGAAGCTTGAACGCTTCGATGAGGCTATTATTTTGCGCTCACTGGAATCTAGAGAGGGCGATGTTATCAGCGATCAAAGTTTTAAAAATAAACCAGGTAAAAAAGGTAAGCAGGAGCGTGTATTCGACGCCATTAAATACAATCGCGATATTTGTGTTGCATCTATTGTGCATCCGGATCTTGGTGATGTAGAACTACAAGAATCGTATGGTGTTCGAGGCGCTGACAATCTCTATTCTGTGATGTTTTCGCTCGGAGAAGCTAATCATATTCTTGAAAAAGTTACTGAACTGAGTGGTCTTGACGAAGATATCAATGACCACATTGACGAAGTAAAAAACTAA
- a CDS encoding phage tail sheath C-terminal domain-containing protein: MTGGNWENQNKVRPGAYINFESNDLVATGLDSVGAVVIPLKLDWGETGAFIPVSPNTKFKELFGKVLGDLVPIHEAFKGTGRVIVYNLSGSTGVKAKNSTGTLIATAKYAGTDGNKISVTVTKGLKSTFTIRTFYEGAVVDSQIVSTLAELQPNSFVTFSGTLPIADATLTLSGGTTVPATNESYANLAAGLDTQIFKVLAVGTSDETVKLLLSLKVKQWRADEGKNVTLVTNDYKAADHEGIVSVLNGVTLTGGEVISAAESVYWYGAAYANSVTNSLTYAEYPGAIDVERKTHAEIVKALQDGHIVYTYNAGADGVDRIVVEQDINTFRSFTPVKNQDFRKNKIVRQMDIVSNNVQHIWSRFFIGKVNNNEDGRNLFKGQVMTVILDPLVRRGAIEPYDPKDIVFMQGAEKDAVLANMGLTFVDAMEKLYMTVECK, from the coding sequence ATGACAGGCGGAAATTGGGAAAACCAAAACAAAGTACGTCCAGGTGCGTATATCAATTTTGAATCAAATGATCTTGTTGCGACCGGGCTTGATTCAGTAGGTGCGGTCGTTATTCCTCTTAAGCTCGACTGGGGTGAAACGGGAGCTTTCATCCCTGTTTCACCAAACACGAAGTTTAAAGAGCTATTCGGTAAAGTATTAGGCGACTTAGTGCCGATTCATGAAGCTTTCAAGGGCACTGGTCGTGTAATCGTCTATAACCTTTCAGGGTCTACGGGAGTTAAGGCGAAGAACTCAACCGGAACACTTATAGCTACTGCAAAGTATGCAGGAACGGATGGCAACAAAATCAGCGTCACCGTCACTAAAGGTCTAAAGTCTACTTTTACAATACGAACGTTCTACGAAGGTGCGGTTGTTGACTCGCAAATCGTTTCCACGCTTGCAGAACTTCAGCCAAATAGTTTTGTGACGTTTAGCGGCACTTTGCCTATAGCTGATGCGACGCTGACACTTTCGGGTGGGACAACAGTGCCGGCGACGAATGAATCTTATGCGAACCTTGCTGCAGGTCTCGATACACAAATCTTTAAAGTTTTGGCTGTCGGCACCAGTGACGAAACGGTAAAACTCTTACTCTCGTTGAAAGTGAAACAGTGGCGCGCCGATGAAGGGAAAAACGTGACACTCGTTACGAACGATTATAAAGCTGCAGATCACGAGGGTATCGTCTCAGTACTTAATGGTGTGACATTAACGGGCGGAGAAGTAATATCCGCTGCGGAATCGGTTTATTGGTACGGTGCAGCTTACGCTAATTCCGTAACTAACTCATTAACTTACGCAGAATACCCTGGTGCAATTGATGTAGAGCGGAAAACGCATGCTGAAATTGTTAAAGCATTGCAAGATGGCCACATCGTTTATACGTACAACGCGGGGGCTGACGGTGTTGACAGAATCGTCGTCGAACAGGATATTAATACGTTCCGATCATTTACACCTGTGAAAAATCAAGATTTCCGTAAGAACAAAATCGTCCGTCAAATGGATATTGTTTCGAACAACGTCCAGCATATTTGGTCGCGCTTCTTCATTGGAAAAGTAAATAATAATGAAGATGGACGGAACCTGTTCAAAGGACAAGTTATGACGGTCATTCTAGATCCTCTCGTCCGTCGCGGAGCAATTGAACCTTACGACCCGAAAGATATTGTCTTTATGCAAGGAGCAGAGAAGGATGCTGTTCTTGCGAATATGGGTCTAACATTCGTCGATGCAATGGAAAAACTCTACATGACTGTTGAATGTAAATAA
- a CDS encoding tape measure protein: MAAQTSLTLVDRMSGPLMKMMKAMDNTIRVMERMDSAASNVDTRGLQRARRDIQSATADMERLRSSSNTTDRLSDGFRRMQGPVNSAGSAVRNFFASFAGAAAAYLSIQGLTNAFEKFVEAADTYTSTTARLANINDGLQTQAELQDKIYYAAQRSLTPYNNMANSVAKLNLLAAEAFSSNDEAIRFSELMSKSFAISGASTQEKQAGTYQLTQAMASGKLQGDEFRSITENAPMLAKAISESMGVSMGALKKLSSEGVITADIIKGALFGAAEDIESKFDSMPLTFADAMVKMKNWSGTAFEPLFIRFNQFVNSDAFGVLAGHATVFVNVIVAGMTFMFNVIEKVYTEIGAIGNLISDSWSIVGPILVAMGTALAVITLLLIAKYTWLGLVRTATLAWAAAQWVVNAAYLANPIVLALVVIVAIIALIIFSMITWADRAAEVFGAIVGGIFWLGAAFSNVLYFIANVVTTVAEWFVNTWNQSLFLVQLGLIGLNLGARIVFEAIGNAALKTAEYFMNTWNDGVFGVQTAFHVMASFVLTIMNGVASGVVGTVNTALGSISDLINGAVSGINSFIGLLNGVLDTNLSTVGTVDLRMSNGASKIFDNMQSKLSAPVRAEKASLGSMNTAGDYAKNIEMPSAPVKKTFDRMEYTSTSDAFDRGNAAGSALSKKASDGLTKVYDKVAGVFKGPEAGKKNPFGAEGIADMLADLAKSPGATNPLNDSKKNPTGGKLDKVGQIEKDINIADEDLKMLRDLAEFKSIQNIITLTPQIQFGDTTVKEEADIDKIVKKITKAFEEDMSRSAEGVYT, translated from the coding sequence ATGGCGGCACAAACATCCTTAACGTTGGTGGATCGTATGTCCGGACCTCTTATGAAAATGATGAAGGCGATGGACAACACAATCCGCGTCATGGAACGGATGGATAGCGCGGCGAGTAATGTTGATACGAGGGGGTTGCAACGGGCAAGACGCGACATTCAATCAGCTACGGCAGATATGGAACGTTTAAGATCCTCGAGCAATACAACCGACCGTTTAAGTGACGGATTTAGGCGAATGCAAGGCCCCGTCAATAGTGCAGGAAGCGCAGTAAGAAACTTCTTTGCAAGCTTTGCCGGGGCCGCAGCAGCGTATCTTTCGATACAAGGATTAACAAATGCATTTGAAAAGTTCGTGGAGGCAGCCGATACGTATACATCAACAACGGCTCGTTTAGCGAATATTAATGACGGTTTACAAACCCAAGCAGAGTTGCAAGATAAAATTTATTATGCGGCTCAACGAAGCCTCACGCCTTACAACAATATGGCCAACAGCGTCGCGAAGTTAAACCTTCTGGCGGCTGAAGCCTTTTCGAGCAACGACGAAGCAATCAGATTTAGTGAATTGATGAGTAAATCGTTTGCGATATCTGGCGCAAGCACACAAGAAAAACAAGCAGGTACTTACCAACTTACGCAAGCAATGGCATCCGGGAAGTTGCAAGGAGACGAATTCCGGTCTATAACAGAAAATGCACCTATGTTAGCGAAAGCAATTTCCGAATCTATGGGCGTTTCTATGGGGGCTCTTAAGAAGTTGTCATCCGAAGGGGTAATAACTGCAGATATCATTAAAGGGGCGCTATTCGGCGCTGCGGAAGATATTGAGAGTAAGTTCGACAGTATGCCATTAACATTCGCTGACGCCATGGTTAAAATGAAGAACTGGAGCGGAACAGCATTCGAACCATTATTTATTCGATTCAACCAGTTCGTAAATTCGGACGCTTTTGGCGTACTGGCAGGACATGCAACGGTGTTCGTTAACGTCATTGTTGCAGGTATGACCTTCATGTTCAATGTTATAGAAAAAGTGTATACGGAAATTGGAGCTATCGGCAATTTGATTTCAGATAGCTGGTCTATTGTTGGACCAATTTTAGTTGCTATGGGTACAGCACTAGCAGTGATTACTTTATTACTAATTGCGAAATATACGTGGCTCGGACTGGTCCGGACAGCCACTTTAGCTTGGGCGGCGGCTCAATGGGTCGTAAACGCTGCTTATTTAGCAAACCCTATCGTTTTGGCGTTAGTGGTTATTGTTGCAATCATTGCATTAATCATCTTCTCTATGATCACTTGGGCCGACAGAGCAGCTGAAGTATTCGGGGCAATCGTAGGCGGTATTTTTTGGCTAGGTGCAGCGTTTAGTAACGTGCTCTATTTTATAGCAAATGTAGTTACAACCGTAGCGGAATGGTTTGTGAATACCTGGAATCAATCGCTATTCCTAGTTCAATTGGGTTTAATAGGCCTTAACTTAGGGGCTCGTATAGTCTTTGAAGCCATCGGTAATGCGGCACTAAAAACCGCGGAGTACTTCATGAATACCTGGAATGATGGGGTATTCGGCGTACAGACCGCTTTTCATGTAATGGCTTCATTCGTTTTGACTATCATGAATGGTGTTGCAAGTGGTGTTGTCGGAACTGTAAACACCGCTTTAGGGTCCATTTCAGACCTCATTAACGGGGCAGTTTCAGGCATTAACTCATTCATCGGATTATTAAACGGTGTGCTTGACACGAATCTTAGCACTGTCGGCACAGTGGATTTAAGGATGAGTAATGGGGCGTCGAAAATTTTTGATAATATGCAATCTAAACTATCGGCACCAGTGAGAGCAGAGAAAGCTAGTCTAGGTAGTATGAATACGGCAGGAGATTATGCTAAAAACATAGAAATGCCCTCAGCTCCTGTCAAAAAAACATTTGATCGGATGGAGTACACGAGTACTAGCGATGCATTCGACCGAGGGAACGCTGCAGGTTCAGCATTATCCAAAAAAGCAAGTGACGGATTGACGAAGGTTTACGACAAAGTCGCTGGTGTTTTCAAAGGACCGGAAGCCGGGAAAAAGAATCCTTTCGGTGCCGAGGGGATAGCTGACATGCTTGCGGATTTAGCCAAAAGTCCAGGGGCGACCAATCCATTAAACGATTCAAAGAAGAACCCCACAGGCGGTAAACTTGATAAAGTCGGTCAAATTGAAAAAGACATTAATATTGCGGACGAAGATTTGAAGATGCTACGAGATCTGGCAGAGTTTAAATCTATCCAAAACATCATCACGCTCACGCCTCAAATTCAATTTGGGGATACTACCGTAAAAGAAGAAGCGGATATCGATAAAATTGTAAAGAAAATCACGAAAGCATTCGAAGAAGATATGTCCCGAAGTGCAGAAGGGGTGTATACGTGA